The region CAAATTCGTGGATGCTCAAGCGTCGACGTGACGATCCGATTCTTTCTTGCGCCGTGCAAGTAGCAGTCAAGTAGTCTCTAGTTCCGCAACGAAGATAACGTGTCGCAGGAACGGCAGCGCGTGGTGAGCCTTCCGTACCTGCTCAGTAATCGCTGGGGGATCGAGATCATACGCTCCTAACAGTCGTTCAATGAGAGCCCGGAGCGGGCTCGTGAGTAGCTGGAGGTACAGCGTCGTCCACTTTCGGAAGCGTCCGACGCTGTGTTTCGTGATATCTTCGACCGCTTTGAGCTCAAAGCTCGTCTCGTCGAGAGCAGCTTTGTATCCTTCAACAGTACCCAAGGACGGCATATCCCACGCATCCGCAAATGAATCGACCAATCTCCGTTCCGTTTCAGTCACGTCTGACTGCATCACGAGATCGGAGACTACGAGAACCCCCTCGGGTTCGAGGGTATCTGCGACTGTAGCGAAAACGCGATTCCGCTCGGGGAGGTATACGAGTGCGTCGATGGCTGTACACGCGGTAAACGAGTCCCTGGTAAACGGGAGTTGTGTCGCGTCACCGATGATGAACTCGGAATCGAGGTGCTTACCCCGTGCGTTCTCGGTTGCCATCTGGATGTTGTACGGAACGAGGTCGACACCAGTGACGTTGAAGCCGAACTGATAGGCGAGGTGGAGGGCTGGACCCCCCCGACCGCAGCCGACATCGAGGAGGCGCACTCCGTCGGTTGTGGGTAGATGCGACGCGACCCTTGAGCCGACTTCCGTGACGAGGCGACGTTGACTCGAACCGGCTATATGTGGCTGGTACCACTCCGAGTAGCCGAGATTGAGGAACTCGTCAGTATCGAACAGGAGGTCGAACGCCCGCCAGATATCGGCTCGCTCGCCGCGGTAAGAAAACTGGTCGGTGATTCGGTGGCGGAGAGTACTCTGATCCATCGGCCACCTACTCGAGTTCGGAAACCTCCGAATAGCAGTACTCGGATTCGTCGCAGTACGCGAGGTCGGCACACCCGCGAGGACGCTGGTAGTCGATTCCCTTGTGCCGTCGGAGATACGTCACGTATCCGTCGTCGACGCGGTCCAGGATGTCGTGACAGATCCACTTCTCCCTAACCCACGTAGTGCCCAGATTTCGGTACGGACACAGGAAGATCGTCCGTTCGACCGAATCAACCTGTGGCGTCTCGACGATCCGGACACCGACAAGGCGATAGGCGATGCGAAGACGGGTAACGACCGATTCTGGCGTATTCGCGCCGAGGAAAAGGACGTATGCAAGCACGTATCCGAGATCGTGGAGGAGTCGTCGAATCATTGTTTAGGGTGTCGACTGCCGTCCCAAAGTATCTTGACCAGGTGTTTTCTGTTCAGATTTCGGTGTACACGTCACCTGTCTTTCCGCCGCCGAGTTTGTAGACGGTGAATGTGTCGGACTTCGTCCCGCCCATCCCCGGCGATCCAGCCGGCATCCCGGGCAACGCGATGCCGTCAATCGCCGGCTCTTCCTCGAGCATCGTCGCGATAACCTCGGCAGGAACATGTCCTTCGACGACGTACTCGTCGAGGACGAGTGTGTGACAGCTCTGTAGATCCGATGGAATACCGTGTTGGCGCTTGAGATCCGTCACGTCCTCGGTTTCGGTTTCCCCGAGCGTCGTGTCGAGCTGTTCCCGCAGGTACGACGCATATTTTCCACAACAGCTACAGCCTGGTGAACTGTATTGTTGGGCGTTCGTCACCGCTAGCGTTCCCTCGATATCCCACTCATCCCCACTCGATGACCCCAAACAACCGGCGGTTCCGAGTGCGACTGTCGTCGCACCGACCCGTAGTAGTTCGCGACGAGTTACGGCCCGTTCCATATGCTCGTCACTTGGCTCGGAAGTATTCAATTGTACGTCGACCTTTCCTGTGTATTGAGAACGGATTCAAGCACGACGGGGAAGGTGACTTTCAGTTCTGAGGAGGAAACCCCAAAGGTCAGAGTCCCGTATTCGTCTCTATGTGGCGACCCTCATCGGTCGAGGGTGCTGCCGTGACGGTTTTCCGTCAACGAGCATATCGGCCTTAAATTGCGCCCAACATGACCCAGAGCATGACTCGTCGCACCGACTCCGACACTTCACTCCTCGAAACTGTGGGAAATACGCTCTCGTCGAACTGATGCGACTCCAAACGACGTCTCCACTCTTTTCGAAATAGACGTGCTATAGCGAGTTACTTGCGATAAAAGCCTCAAGTCACCACCCCAGAGACTGTTCTCCCGGTTTCGATTCTTAACAGAAAGCACGGTAAATCGTCGTTACGTATAGATATGTATGAACTCCCCCAGCCATCTAGAAGTTCGAGAAGGTGCGGACATCAACCTGTACAACCAGATCCTCATTCCACTCTACGGAGCTGATATAAGGGACTCAGTGGTCCAATATGGCCTATCACTTGCAGAAACGTATGATGCGGCTCTCCACGTGTTATATATTCAAGATGAGGAACGCACGGAGGTGGAATCCGATCAAGTCACTAAACAAGAGGAATGGGACGCAGCAGCGGTAATTGAACCCGTGGTGGATCAGGCCCACTCGCTCGGACTCAATGTGATACCAGCAGTGGATAGTGGGCACTCTCCAGGTGTTATTCGGGAATACGCTGAGGAGAATGATATCGATTTGCTTGTCCACCAGAAACCTACACAGACTAGATTAGCACGAATTCTCCGGAGAGACGTCTCCAGCCACATCATTCAAAATATCTCTCTTCCTGTCTTGACGATACCTGATATGGATCCCTCTGATCCGGTAGGAGAGTTATCTACTAGTCAGTTCACAGATATTCTCGTGCCTACGGATGGATACGACGAGGCATCTGTGGCCTTCAAACATGGGCTACAAATTGCTAAACGGTATGATGCAACCCTACATGGACTTTTTATCATTTCCGAACAGTCCTATTCGAGTCGGCCTGGATTCACGTGGGAAGAGGTCACTGACTCTTGGGAACAGCGGGGAACTCGGCTCTTGGAGGACATTACGGAGAAGGCAGCGACCTTGGACGTTCCTGTCCGAACTACGTTGAGATTTGGTCAACCTCAGCAGGAGATTCTCAAATACACTGAGGTGACTGACATCGACCTTGTTACAATGGGGACACGAGGATTGACTGGCATTCGTCGGCTATTACAGGGAAGCGTCGCAGCTCAAGTGATCGAGGAAGCAGATTACCCCGTTCTAACGATTAACCGAAGGACAGCTGAATTGAAAAAACACCCGTACACCTTTCTTCGAAAGACAAACCAGAATCGGAAGTCAAGGCTATATTGAAATATTATTTGTAATATACTAATTTCAGTCTTAAATTCGGAAATTCTAATTGCGTATTAATCCCCGTTTCTTCTACCAAACCAAAGAGTGTTAAGTTCGTTCTGCTGAATAAAGCGCGCGTACTGACCAGAAGGAAAACCAAGAAACGACAGGGCTACTCCTAAAAATCGTGTTTGTCTTCACGTTTAGGTGCATCAGATGGACGTTAGTGCGAGCAACGCGAAAAGTTAACTGGCAAATGGCTCCACGGACTGAGTTGTTGAACTAGTCGTCCATGCCGGATGGGGTTTGGCCCGTAGTCGATCCCGACGGTGCCGACCCTGCGGCAAACTTGTAAACGGCGACGAGTCCCCAAATCACCAAGCCGAGCAGGATGATGCCCGCCCTAATGTCGATGGGGACCACTGCAGCGTGTTCGATTGCTCCCTCGCTATCGACTGGGTGCCCGGCTCCCAGTAGCATGTCGAGCAGGCCGATCACGACGACGCCCAAGACAACCAGGCCACCGCCGACGTACATGGCGATTTGGTCTGCCGTTGATAAGTCACTCATTGGTAGTCACCCGAGGAGTTTCCGTAATCGCGTGTTCTCGAACAGTTCCATCTCACGCAGGCGGTTATCGACTGCCAGGACGCCGCCCGCTCCAAGTGCCACAATGGTTCCGAAGACCATGATCCCAAGGAGTTCACCCGTGACCATACCGTTGGCCCAGCCGCCACCGTAGCCGTTGATGAAGTAGAAGAACAGCATCATGAAGGCACCAAAGAAGGCGGCGGTCCTCGTGAGGACACCGAGTATCAGCCCGAGACCGATGGCGGTTTGCCCAAGCGGTACCGCCACGTTGACGAACGCCAACAGGATGCCGTCGCTGAACGGCGTGACGAAGGGGGCGAGAATCGTGCCCTGAGCGGCTCCGCCGACGAACCAGCTGGCGTCGAAGGGCCACGCCCAGATTTTGTCAAGGCCAGCGTGGAGCATCCACCACCCGGCGGTCAGCCGGAGCAGCAGGATCCAATACGACAACCAGGCTCCCGAGACCGAGAACGACGTCTCGGTTCCGAGAAAATTCGTACGGATGGATTGAGTTGACATGGCATACTTCACCTCACGGCTGATTTTGTCAGATGTAGTAAAAAAGATTGATGGTGTTCGTGATTTCTAAGAGTCGGGGCTCATTTCAGGAACGCGGATATCCGAGGTGAGTTGGATGATTCTCAAGAAGGAATTCGGTCACCCTCTACGGACTGATTGTGTGCTGGGGCGTGTAAGCGGGAACACTGATGAAGCCGAGCCCACCGAATTCTGGATCTCGGAAAATTCGCTTGAGGGACTCCATTTGCTGATTTAATCCTCTGTACTTACCGATCCTCCCAGTAGCTAACAGATTCTGAGAATTTAACTCGAGCGGATGTCAATTAATCAACTCCCATTGGTTAGTCATTCCTCCATAGACACGGTTTAAAACTCGTCGTCTCGAGAAAATACGGGCAAACAAAACAGGGTGGCGGAGGAGACGCAGTAGAACTGTACTCGGAGACCGGTCAACGTCTTCAATATCGATCCCGGCAGCGGCACGAATTGCTGCTCCCAGAACCTTGGGATTACGAGTTTCAAGAAAGTATCTCACAACTGTGGCGAAAATGTACTCCGTTTTCATCCTCTGATATAAACTGTCAGGAAAATTGTGTAATTGGCCGCTGTTAGCCAACTCTGCGGCCAAGAATCCCGATTCAACGGCCTGTGAAATTCCTTTTCCAGTGAGTCGGTTTGCGATCCCCGCAGCATCACCAACCCGTACGACGGAATGCTCCGGTAGATAGGTTCTGTCGGGATCGAGACTGGGTCCCTCGGGAATGATTGCGACGTTCGTCCGTTCCTGCGACGGGACTGGCCACCCATTCCGCTTACAGGCTTCCCTCAATGCCTTCATATAATCACTAGGCCGGTCACTGACCGTCCAGCCGATACCAACGTTGGCTCGTTGCGATGTCTTCGGGAATGCCCACGAGTACCCTGTATAGTTCTCCAGAATTATCCGGCTGTTCGGGTACAACTCGGTGAAGTCCCCTTCGACATCACTGTTAAGCGCTACCATATATCCTGAATACTCGTTGGTTGTTCCGAGCGCTTTACTAGAGAGTGATGGCTGACCGGTTGCATCAACGACGAGATCATACTCATCGGTGAACTCGTGGAAATCTGTCCGTGTGATAGACTGGTTTTCGTGGATGTCAACACCCTTCTCTGAGAGTTGTTCTGCCCAGGACTGCTCAACGACATTTCGGTCCGTTATATATGTATCCGCAGCAGGAAAGGTGCCGGCTCCAGTGCGGTGGCGATCGGCGTCGATTCCGTCATACACCTCCACTTCCATCGCTGGCAGCGGATTGAGAAAGCCGTTCTCTACAGTCGGCTCGAGTGGGATCTTCGATACCGCTGTCATCGCTTCTCCGCAATTAACGCGTTTGCTATCGTAGGACTGCCGCTCATATAGTTCGACGACGAATCCAGCGTCGTCGAATCCAGCAGCTGCTGCAAGCCCGGCCATCCCTCCACCTATTACCGCAATTTTGGACGTTCGTGTCATCGGTTTTTGCCAATCTTTGAGGCCATCGTTAAGCTCCCAACAGCATCCGAAGTGACCCACGAACGCCCATCGGGAGTCCGATCGCTCCGATGAAGAACGTCATAAGCCACCACCACGTGTGATTCATCTCCTCTTTCGCATCGGCGAGATACCACACGATGCCGACAGTCACGACGAGTTTCAGCACGAACGTCGATCCGGAGAATCCAGTCGCCTGGTACACGAGATTCGTCACGACCAGCTTTGGGGAGTAGCCGAGGAACGTCACACCGATGAGATTCTGCGCAGCGTCCCACAACTGGCCGAAAACGGCCAGCAGAATTAGCGGGTGTCGAAGGTGTGTGATATTGACGAAACTCGCGCCCCAGTAGTAGAGTGCGGTTACGCCGAGCGCTATCCCCGTCGTCGCGACAGGAACCCATAGGCGGAGTGGGGTCGATGTCGAGAGGCCGTGCCAAACAGCCCACCAGACGGCCCCGACAGCCCACACCGACCCGACGAGCCCGACTGTTAGCGGGATAGATCCGATATTTTGGTCACGCAAGAGTGCACCGACACCGAGCGCGAGGATGGTGACAGCGGTGACGACGATGTAAATCGATGGCGTGATGAACCACACCGCGTAGTCCCCGAGCAGCCCGAGATCCTCGAGGGCGCGCATCGCCCCACCTGCGATGATGATCGGAGCGAACCCGTAGGCCAGTCGTGCGTCGAACGTGACGTCGAGTTGGTCGAGATACGCACGTAGTCCGGGGAGGCTGTATACGACTGCCGCGAGGTAGATTACCGTGTTCACCGCGTTGTAGCCCTGGACAGCACGAACCCCCTCGTGCGTGACTGGCTGACCGGCCGCATCGGCGACGACTGGTCCCCAGAGATACTGCCAGATGAACCGGTCGTAGACCAACGTCGGAAACACGAGGATGCCCCCACCGAGGAGGACGAGCGGGGCCAGCAGGTACAGCGCCCACCACTCGCGTGAGCCGGTCTCCGGAAGGACAGTCTCGACGCGGCGGGTGACAGTACTCACGACCCGTTCACCTCCAATCGCCACGTCGTGCTTTTCGAGCGCCCCCACTGTTCGAGTGAAACGATTGTGAGTTCGTCCTGGAGCTGGCTGAGATACTGCGCGACTGCCTTGGGAGATCCGTCGAGGTCGCTGGCAATCTCGCGAGCCCGGAGGTATGTCGGTTCGCTACTGGCTGTCTCGACGAGGTACCTTCGAACCGTGTGCCGGGAAATATTCGACATTGATCTAGAGGTGACGGTTAGCGAAGAAATCCGAAGAGCTTGTAGTCGTGATCGGGGGTGTACCGCCGGAACAGGAGACTGTTCGTCAGCACCGACACCGACGAGAACGCCATTGCTGCTGCAGCGAGCACGGGCTGGAGGAGGCCGAGCGACGCTAACGGAATCATCGCCGTGTTGTAACCGAGCGCCCACACGAGGTTCTGTTTGATCTTCTGGAGTGTCGCGTCTGAGATTCGGATCGCCTTTACCACGTCGAGCGGGTCGTCTCGCATCAGCGTGACGTCTGCAGCTTCGATGGCGACGTCGGTGCCGGAGCCGATTGCTGTCCCGACGTGTGCGACCGCGAGTGCCGGAGCGTCGTTGACGCCGTCACCGACCATCATCGCCTGCCGGCCCTCGTCTTGAATACTGTCGACCGCGTTGGACTTGTCCTCAGGAAGGACTCCTGCGCGGACGTTCTTCGGGTCGATACCCACCTGTTTAGCGACCGCACGGGCAGTTCGCTCGTTGTCGCCCGTAATCATCATCACGTCAACTCCCCGCTCTTGGAGTGCTGTGACAGCCTGCTTGGAGCTTTCCTTCACTGTGTCGGCGTCGGCGACCACACCCACGAGCTCCCCCTCGTAGGCGACCAGCATCGCCGTCTTCCCCTCGTTCTCGAGGCGTTCCATCGTCTCCTCAGCGGGAGAGGGGTCGATCCCGTTGTCCCGCAGCAGCTTGCGGTTGCCGACCAGCACCTCGCTGTCACCAATGACTGCTTTGATCCCGTGGCCCGGAACGTTCTCGAAGTCGTCAGGCTCAGTCACGTCCAGGCCGCGTTCTTCGGCCCCTTCGACGATTGCACGGGCGAGCGGGTGTTCGCTGCCGCTTTCAGCTATCGCCGCCAGTCGAAGCACATCATCCTCTGAGAGGCGCTCACGGGTGCTGAGCTGTCCACCATCTGGGGTCGGCTCGCCACCGTCAGTCACCACATTTCCATCGCTATCAAAGACGACCACGTCGGTGAGTTCCATTTCACCCTCCGTGAGGGTGCCCGTCTTGTCGAAGACGACCGTGTCGACGTCTTTTGCGCGTTCGAGGATGTCACCGCCCTTGAACAGGACGCCGTTCTGGGCACCAATCGTCGTCCCGACCATCGTCGCTGCGGGCGTCGCCAGCCCCAGCGCACAGGGACAGGCGATGAGGATCGAGGACGCGAAGACAATTATCGCGAACTCGAAGACTGAAACGGTCCCACCGACCGGGGCCGGGCCGCCAGCAACCTGACCCCACAGCGGGAGCCAGTCGACGAAGCCAGCGAGAGCCTCGGGGAACAGGAACCAGACGACACCCCAGAGAAGGGCGTTCGCGATGACCGCAGGCACGAAGTACGCGGAGATGCGGTCGGCGAGATTCTGGATGTCGGGCTGGCGCGACTGGGCCTCCTTGACTGTCTGGACGATCTGTTGGAGGGCCGTGTCTTCTCCAACCTTCGTCGCCTCCACGACAAGGACGCCGTTCTCGTTAATCGTCGAGCCGACGACCTCATCGCCCTCCTCTTTCTCGACAGGCACAGATTCGCCAGTGACCATTGACTCGTCGACGGCAGACTGACCGTCGACAACGACACCGTCTGTGGGAATCTTCTCACCTGGACGAATTTTCATCCGGTCACCAGTTGTGACCTCTTCGAGTGGAACTTCTTCTTCACTGCCGTCCTCGCGGACAATGGTCGCCGTTTCGGCTTCCATTTCGAGGAGCTTTCGGAGGGCCTCACCCGCTTGGCCCTTCGACCGAGCTTCGAGATAGTTACCCAACGTGATGAACACGAGGATGAGGGCTGCCGTGTCGAAATAAAGTCCACCTGCAATGAGTTCAGCAAGGACTGCCACAGAGTATAGATAGGCCGTTGTTGAACCGATCGCAATCAGCACGTCCATATTGGCGCGGCCGTTCTTCACGATCGCCTTGTACGAGTTCTTATAGAACGGCCAGCCGAGGATCGCCTGTACCGGCGTGGCGAGGAGGAACTCAACCCAGCCAAGTTCCACACCGAAGACGGCTTCAGGGACGATCGCGCCACCGAGCAGATAATTGTCGATGAGGAAGAAGAGCAACGGTGCCGATAACACTGCCCCAAAGAGGGTCAACCTGAGTTGTTTCCGAGTTTCGGCTTGACGGGCGGCATCTCGTGCGTCCTGGCCCGACTCTTCGTCGGCACCATCTTCGCGGACGGGCGAGTAGCCAGCCTCCTCGATAGCATCGTACAGCGCACCAATAGATACTTCCGCAGGATTGTAGGTGACCTGTGCTTCGTCGGTTGCGTAATTGACCTCCGCATTAACGACGCCCGGAATATTTTCAAGAGCGGTTTGGTTGGTCTCGGCGCAGTTGGCACAGGTCATATCGGAGATGGCAATCGTTACCGTCTCAGAGACTGCGCCGTACCCGGCCTCGTCGATCGCGTCGTAGATTTCTTTGAGCGATACCTCTTCAGGGTCGTAGGTGACGGAACCCTCGTCGGTGGCGAAGTTCGCATCCGCCTCCGATACCCCGTCGAGCGATTCGAGAGTGTCCTGGATCGTCGCCGAACAGTTGGCGCAGGACATTCCCGTGATATCAAGATGGATTGTTTGGCTTGTCATGCTTGTTCTACTATACGGGGTCTAGGTTTAGGCGATTTACTGCTTCGAGAGGCGGGGTTTCGACTGCAGGAAAATTTGGATTCCAAAGACAGCGTTACGCTCCCTCTTCGAGTCGCTGATACCGATCGTCGAACCGTGTGAGACAGGACGGACAACAGAAGTGATAGATCTCTCCGTCGATTCTCGTCGTTTCACCTTGATTATCAACGGTATTGTTACATTCAGCACAGGTGAGTGCAAATTCGACGCCATCAACGGACGGCGTCCATTCAAGCTCGTCAATTAGTGTGACGGTGTAATCTGCTACATCGATCTCGTTAAAGAGTCCATCTACCCACTGACGTACGTTCTGGGCTTCAACACGGGCATAGAACCAAAGATCTCCTTCGGAGGTCGTGAAGACGTGTTCAACGCCATCTGACTCTCGAGCCCGCTCGCGGGCGGCCTCCAACGACGCTGAGCCGATTTCGGCCTGAATAAATACCGGTACACCAGCTCGGAGATGAGCCCGGTTGACGTCAATCGTGAAGTTGTTAATGATGCCAGCTTCCTGTAATCGCTTTACCCGGTCAGAAACGGCTGGCCCCGACAAGTCGACCTCCTCGCCAATATCGCTGAACGGGCGGCGGGCGTCATCAGCGAGTAACGAGAGGATTTCTAAGTCGGTTTCATCCAAATCGCGCATACGACCGCTTCGTCTCGCAGGATACATTATTGTTGCCCACAACACACCTTCGAAATCGGTGATCTAGGGCTGCGACAACATTGGATTCTAAGCAGAAAACCACATAGAATACTCGCCCCTATCTACGAATGGATATGACTCAGACAATCACCGTCGAAGGAATGACCTGTGAACATTGCGAGCAGACCGTCGAAGAGGCACTCGAAGAAGTTGAGGGGGTTACGTCCGCTACTGCGGATCGTGACTCAGAATCCGCGACGGTCGAGGGGTCCGCTGAACGGGATGAGCTTGTGACTGTGGTCGAAGACGCTGGATACGATGCCTCTGCGTAACAAATCCCGATTCTCGTCGAATCGGATTCGGAGAGGGATTGATACGACTGCCAATCCCAGGTGTAGATACTATGACTGATACACTTCCGTTCGATGCCGTCCGCGAGCTCGACGTCGACGGGACGACGTACAAGATGGCCGATCTTCGAGCACTCGAAGAGCAGGGGCTCTGTGACCTCGACACGCTCCCTGTGAGCATCCGTATTCTGCTTGAGTCGGTGCTCCGGAACGCCGACGGCGAAACTGTTACTGCAGCGGATGTCAAGAATGCTGCTGGCTGGAAGCCAGACGTACCGGACGCAGAGGTTCCGTTCTCTCCATCACGAGTCGTCCTGCAAGATCTCACCGGTGTACCCGCAGTCGTCGACCTGGCGGCCCTTCGATCCGAGGTCGACCGCAAAGACCGAGATCCCACCCTGGTCGAACCGGAGATTCCTATTGATCTCGTGATCGACCACAGCGTCCAGGTCGACTACTTCGACTCCGAGGACGCCTACGAGAAGAACGTCGAACTGGAGTACGAGCGAAACGCCGAACGGTATCGCGCGATCAAGTGGGCGCAGAACGCCTTCGAGAACTTCAACGTCGTCCCGCCGGGGACCGGTATCGTCCACCAGGTGAATCTCGAACATCTGGGTCGGGTCGTCCACGCCCGCGAGCAAGACGGCGAGAACTGGCTCCTGCCGGACACGCTCGTCGGCACGGACAGCCACACCCCGATGATCGGTGGCATCGGTGTGGTCGGTTGGGGCGTCGGCGGCATCGAAGCGGAAGCGGCGATGCTCGGTCAACCGGTCACGATGAAACTCCCCGAGGTCGTCGGCGTCCGTCTCGAAGGCGAATTACCCGAGGGCGCGACGGCTACGGATCTCGTGCTCCACATCACCGAACGACTCCGCGAGGTCGGCGTCGTCGACCGGTTCGTGGAGTTCTTCGGTCCCGGTGTGGAGAATCTCACAGTCCCCGACCGGGCCACGATCGCCAATATGGCGCCCGAACAGGGCTCGACGATCAGTATGTTCCCGGTCGACGAGCAGACGCTCGAGTATCTCGAACTCACCGGGCGTGATCCCGACCACGTCGACCTCGTTCGCGAGTACCTCGAAGCCCAAGGGCTGTTCGGGGAACAGGAACCAGAATATACTGAGGTCGTCGAGTTCGACCTCTCGACAGTCGAACCGAGTCTGGCCGGACACAAGCGGCCACAGGACCGGATTCCGATGGGGGACGTGAAACAGAGCTTCCGGGGACTTCTCCACGGGGAGTTCGAGGACGACCTCGATGATGTCGACGAGGACGCCTTGCAGCGGTGGCTCGGTGAGGGTGGTGCAGCTGATGCGGAGACCGACGGTGGCGTTCAGGTCGAACCCGAATCGGAACTGCACCCGTTAACCAAACGTGTCGAGGTCGACCTCGACGGTGAGACGGTCGAAATCGGACACGGAGACGTCCTCGTCAGCGCCATCACGAGCTGTACGAACACGTCGAACCCGTCGGTGATGATCGCTGCTGGACTGCTCGCCCAGAACGCCGTCGAGAAAGGCCTAGACGTCCCGCCGTACGTCAAGACGAGTCTCGCACCGGGTAGCCGTGTCGTCACGCAGTATCTCGAAGAATCGGGGCTGCTTCCGTATCTCGAAGAGCTCGGGTACGCCGTCGTCGGCTACGGCTGTACCACCTGTATCGGTAACGCTGGGCCGCTTCCCGATCCCATCGAGCAGGCAATCGACGACCACGACCTCTGGACGACGAGCGTTCTCTCCGGGAACCGGAACTTCGAGGCGCGTATCCACCCGAAGATCCGCGCGAACTACCTCGCGAGCCCGCCGCTCGTCGTCGCCTACGGGCTCGCAGGGCGGATGGACATCGATCTCGAACACGAGCCGCTGGGCACTGACGATGAGGGTAACCCAGTCTATCTGGCGGACATCTGGCCGGACGCAGCGGACGTGCAGGCCGCAATCCACGAGAACGTCTCTCCGGAGATGTTCGAGGAGAAGTACGCCTCCGTGTTCGAGGGCGATGAGCGATGGGCTGCTCTCGACGCGCCCACGGGTGACGTCTACGAGTGGGATGAGGACTCGACATACATCCGTGAACCGCCGTTCTTCAAGGACTTCCCGGTAGAGAAACCCGGCGTCGCCGATATCGAGGACGCACGCTGTCTACTGACGCTCGGCGATACCGTTACGACCGACCACATCAGTCCAGCCGGCCCGTTCGGTCCCGACCTCCCCGCAGGTCAGTGGCTGCTCGATCACGGTGTCGAGCCACACGAGTTCAACACCTACGGCGCACGTCGGGGCAATCACGAGGTGATGATGCGGGGGACGTTCGCCAACGTCCGAATCGAGAACGAGATGCTCGACGACGTCGAGGGTGGCTACACGATCCACCACCCGACCGACGAACAAACCACGGTGTTCGAAGCCAGTCGCCGCTATCGGGACGAGGGGATACCGCTCGTCGTGATGGCTGGCGAGGAGTTCGGAACTGGGTCTAGCCGGGACTGGGCGGCGAAAGGAACGGACCTGCTCGGTGTCCGCGCAACCATCGCCGAGAGTTACGAGCGCATCTACCGCGACAACCTCGTCGGCATGGGTGTGCTTCCCCTGCAGTTCGATGATGGCGACTCGTGGGAATCTCTCGGTCTGGATGGGTCGGAGGTCTTCACGATCCACGGCCTCGATGACGGGCTCGACGTGATGGACGAACTGACCGTTATCGCCGAGCGTGCGGACGGGTCGACTGTCGAGTTCCCGGTCACAGCACAGGTCGGCACGCCGGCCGCCGTAACCTATATCGAACACGGCGGAATCCTCCACTACGTCCTCAGACGCCTCCTCAGACAGTAACACCAACGCGGTCAGAAACGATCGTCGTCGGACACCAGGCGGGCGCGACGGCGATCAAACTCCTCGTCGTCGATTTCGCCACGAGCGTACCGTTCTTGGAGAACAGCGAGTGCGCTGTCATCAGTATGGCCGTCCGTAGGGGACCGCGTTGTCAGCCAGTAAACGGCGTAGACTGGGAGGGCGAT is a window of Halobellus limi DNA encoding:
- the acnA gene encoding aconitate hydratase AcnA, yielding MTDTLPFDAVRELDVDGTTYKMADLRALEEQGLCDLDTLPVSIRILLESVLRNADGETVTAADVKNAAGWKPDVPDAEVPFSPSRVVLQDLTGVPAVVDLAALRSEVDRKDRDPTLVEPEIPIDLVIDHSVQVDYFDSEDAYEKNVELEYERNAERYRAIKWAQNAFENFNVVPPGTGIVHQVNLEHLGRVVHAREQDGENWLLPDTLVGTDSHTPMIGGIGVVGWGVGGIEAEAAMLGQPVTMKLPEVVGVRLEGELPEGATATDLVLHITERLREVGVVDRFVEFFGPGVENLTVPDRATIANMAPEQGSTISMFPVDEQTLEYLELTGRDPDHVDLVREYLEAQGLFGEQEPEYTEVVEFDLSTVEPSLAGHKRPQDRIPMGDVKQSFRGLLHGEFEDDLDDVDEDALQRWLGEGGAADAETDGGVQVEPESELHPLTKRVEVDLDGETVEIGHGDVLVSAITSCTNTSNPSVMIAAGLLAQNAVEKGLDVPPYVKTSLAPGSRVVTQYLEESGLLPYLEELGYAVVGYGCTTCIGNAGPLPDPIEQAIDDHDLWTTSVLSGNRNFEARIHPKIRANYLASPPLVVAYGLAGRMDIDLEHEPLGTDDEGNPVYLADIWPDAADVQAAIHENVSPEMFEEKYASVFEGDERWAALDAPTGDVYEWDEDSTYIREPPFFKDFPVEKPGVADIEDARCLLTLGDTVTTDHISPAGPFGPDLPAGQWLLDHGVEPHEFNTYGARRGNHEVMMRGTFANVRIENEMLDDVEGGYTIHHPTDEQTTVFEASRRYRDEGIPLVVMAGEEFGTGSSRDWAAKGTDLLGVRATIAESYERIYRDNLVGMGVLPLQFDDGDSWESLGLDGSEVFTIHGLDDGLDVMDELTVIAERADGSTVEFPVTAQVGTPAAVTYIEHGGILHYVLRRLLRQ
- a CDS encoding heavy-metal-associated domain-containing protein — encoded protein: MTQTITVEGMTCEHCEQTVEEALEEVEGVTSATADRDSESATVEGSAERDELVTVVEDAGYDASA
- a CDS encoding AsnC family transcriptional regulator yields the protein MRDLDETDLEILSLLADDARRPFSDIGEEVDLSGPAVSDRVKRLQEAGIINNFTIDVNRAHLRAGVPVFIQAEIGSASLEAARERARESDGVEHVFTTSEGDLWFYARVEAQNVRQWVDGLFNEIDVADYTVTLIDELEWTPSVDGVEFALTCAECNNTVDNQGETTRIDGEIYHFCCPSCLTRFDDRYQRLEEGA
- a CDS encoding heavy metal translocating P-type ATPase, encoding MTSQTIHLDITGMSCANCSATIQDTLESLDGVSEADANFATDEGSVTYDPEEVSLKEIYDAIDEAGYGAVSETVTIAISDMTCANCAETNQTALENIPGVVNAEVNYATDEAQVTYNPAEVSIGALYDAIEEAGYSPVREDGADEESGQDARDAARQAETRKQLRLTLFGAVLSAPLLFFLIDNYLLGGAIVPEAVFGVELGWVEFLLATPVQAILGWPFYKNSYKAIVKNGRANMDVLIAIGSTTAYLYSVAVLAELIAGGLYFDTAALILVFITLGNYLEARSKGQAGEALRKLLEMEAETATIVREDGSEEEVPLEEVTTGDRMKIRPGEKIPTDGVVVDGQSAVDESMVTGESVPVEKEEGDEVVGSTINENGVLVVEATKVGEDTALQQIVQTVKEAQSRQPDIQNLADRISAYFVPAVIANALLWGVVWFLFPEALAGFVDWLPLWGQVAGGPAPVGGTVSVFEFAIIVFASSILIACPCALGLATPAATMVGTTIGAQNGVLFKGGDILERAKDVDTVVFDKTGTLTEGEMELTDVVVFDSDGNVVTDGGEPTPDGGQLSTRERLSEDDVLRLAAIAESGSEHPLARAIVEGAEERGLDVTEPDDFENVPGHGIKAVIGDSEVLVGNRKLLRDNGIDPSPAEETMERLENEGKTAMLVAYEGELVGVVADADTVKESSKQAVTALQERGVDVMMITGDNERTARAVAKQVGIDPKNVRAGVLPEDKSNAVDSIQDEGRQAMMVGDGVNDAPALAVAHVGTAIGSGTDVAIEAADVTLMRDDPLDVVKAIRISDATLQKIKQNLVWALGYNTAMIPLASLGLLQPVLAAAAMAFSSVSVLTNSLLFRRYTPDHDYKLFGFLR